TTTTCTGCTGCAATTAAAATAAAAAGCGGCCGTCGTGTTTCATCCTGCATCCCGGGAAGGTGCAACAGTTCCGGCCCTGGCTGCGGCTCTGCTATTTGCCGGATCCTGAACCCTGTGTCCAGCAAGGTATTGATCCAGGTGGCCATAGTGCGATGGTACTTAACCACTTCGTGATCCAGGAAACGGGTTGTTCTTTGGCCTTCTTCCTGGTAATGGTCTACCGGCCAGTGCAGCCGGTTTCCTGTTGCATCACAAAACCAATCCTGGGCTGCCCGCGCTGTAAACACCGGATGTTCTGCAGAAAAGACAAAAGCACCGCCGGCAGCGAGCATACTCAGCACTTTTGAGCAAATGCTTCTATAATCTGCAACATAATGCAACGCCAGGGAGCTGATGACCACATCAAAGGAATCCGGCGGAAATTCAACGGTCTCAATGGATTGTTGGAAGTACTGAATTTGGATAAACTCTTTATAGCTCCGGGCCTGCTCCAGCATTTTTTCCGACAGATCCACACCAGCTACCCCGGCAGCACCTTGTTCCGCCGCATACCGGCAATGCCACCCATAACCACACCCAAGGTCCAGCACCCGTTTGCCCTTCAGATCCGGCAGCATCGCGCGTAACACCGGCCACTCCCCTGCCGCACTCAACCCCTCTTGTGAACGGGGCATGCGGCTGTAACTCTCAAAAAATGAGGGATCGTCGTATTTGTTCTGTTCCATAGTGCGAAATTACCAGTCTCTTTTTTTAATTACTGCTCTGAAAAAACTATCGACCTTATTACCGAGGGGATCCCCGTATTCATTATAAAAGACAGATTCGAAGGAAATATAGCCATACAGGCTATCCCCTATGGAATAGCCTGCCTTGTCCAATACCAGTTTTTGCCATAACGGAACATTTAGTGGTTCTATCTCCTCGTCATCATTATATCGTCATAATAGCAAGGCATAACGAGGCATTTACGCCCGCACAGGTAAATAGAAAACCCTTTTCCGCCGAATCCGTACCAGACGCCTATTCGAATTTCCAGGGTATCGTTTTTTAAATACGCCTGGCGATTATTGTTCGCCCCTATATTATTTGAAAATAATGATCCTCCCCTTCAAAATAGTTCCGTACAGTAATATAGTGGTCAACTTTGGATGAAGGTTTTGCCGGAAGGGAGCGATCGCCGTTCTCCTTAAAGGGATTTGAAAGGGGTCCTCACTCCTGTTCATCTATTGATAGGCCGTATCCGTTGAAAAATCCAGATTCACTTCAAAGGCGCTCCAGTAACGAGCATCCTGGCAGAAAACGGCAAACCGGTGCAGATTGCGTGTATCGTGCCTGTATACACTGTCTGCAACCATTTCCATCCGGTTACGCGGCAATTGAAGGAATGCATTTTTAACAGGTTTCGACTGGCATTCGACTAAGGCTCCGGTCAATAACAGCATAAAGCATCCGGTACGCGTAGAGATCCGATTTGTCTAATAAGGACCCAGTATCCAAAATATTCTTTATACCCGGTCAGTGCGAACACTGCCCGTGGTGCTTTTAATAAAAAAAGATAGCCGTCTATTATAAGATGCTTTTACCATCAAAAATTGCATAAAAAGGCCTGCCCGGTTCCTCATTGTCTTTATAAAAAAAGAGCGGTTTTTTAAGCCGCTCTTTTGATCTATAAGGTAAAAAAACTTATTCTTCTTCGTCAAAAGACATGGCCTCACGTGCTGTCTGCAGCAGTTCGTATTCTTCCTTGCTTCCTACGATCATGTTCTCAAACTCACGCAGACCGGTACCAGCAGGGATATGGTGGCCTGTGATCACGTTTTCTTTCAGACCCAGCATTTCATCTGCCTTACCATGGATGGCTGCAGAAGACAGCACCTTAGTGGTTTCCTGGAAGGAAGCCGCCGAAATCCAGCTTTGCACACCCAGAGACGCTTTGGTAATCCCCAGCAAGGTAGGCGCCGAAGTGGCCGGCTGTGCATCGCGGTATTCCACCGTTTTCTTGTCGTTACGACGCAGTACGGAGTTTTCTTCGCGCAGTTCCCGAAGGCTGATGATCTGACCTGCACGGAGCTTGGTTGAATCACCCGGATCTGTGATTACTTTTTTCTCGTATACAAAGTCGTTCTCATCCACAAATTCGAACTTATCTACCAGGTCATCTTCCAGGAAGCGGGTATCACCCGGATCCACGATGCTTACCTTACGCATCATCTGGCGAACGATCACCTCGATGTGCTTATCGTTAATACGTACACCCTGTAAGCGGTATACTTCCTGGATCTCATTCACCACGTACTGCTGTACAGCGAACGGTCCCTGGATGGATAGAATATCCTGCGGAGAGATCTGGCCGTCGCTTAATGGACTACCTGCTTTTACAAAGTCGCCATCCTGGGCCAGGATCTGCCTTGTAAGCGGCACCAGGTATTTACGGGTTACACCATCTTTTGCTTCAATGATGATTTCCCGGTTACCCCGTTTAACGGCACCCATCGAAACCACCCCGTCAATTTCCGATACAACAGCCGGGCTGCTGGGGTTCCGTGCTTCAAACAGCTCGGTTACACGCGGCAGACCCCCGGTGATATCTTTCAGTTTACCCAGGATACGCGGTATCTTAACCAGTACACGCCCTGCTTTTACCTCATCACCATCATCCAGCATCAGGTGGCTACCAGTAGGTAAGTTGTACGATTTATTTTCTTTGCCCTCTACTACAATAGAAGGAATCTTTGTCTTATCACGGGTTTCAATAACCACTTTCTCACGGTGGCCGGTTTGTTCGTCGGCTTCTTCGCGGTAGGTTACCCCTTCAATCACATTTTCAAACTTCAGTACTCCGTCAGCTTCCGCAATGATTACGTTGTTATACGGATCCCATGAACAGATCGCATCCCCTTTAGAAATCTTCTGACCATCTTTTACCAATAAGGTAGATCCGTAAGGAATGTTATTGGTAATTAACAGGCGGTCATTTTTTGTATCGATGATACGGGCTTCACCGGTACGGCCGATTACCACACGTACATCATCTCCTTCCGCATTGGTTGTGATTACAGAGCGTACTCCGTCAAACTGGATGGTACCGTCAAACTTAGCAGTCAGGGTAGAATCTACCGATGCAGAACCGGCCACACCACCCACGTGGAATGTACGCAGTGTCAGCTGTGTACCCGGCTCACCAATGGACTGGGCAGCAATGATTCCCACTGCATCTCCTTTCTGGGCCAGGATACCGGATGCCAGGTTCTTACCATAGCATTTTACGCAACAGCCGCGCTTACTTTCGCAGGTCAGTACGGAACGGATCTCGATCGACTCAATACCGGCTGCCTCAATATTACGTGCTTTTTCTGCGGAGATTTCGGTACCCGCTTCCAGCAACAGTTCATCGGTTTGCGGATCATAAATATCATGCAGGGATGTACGTCCCTCGATCCGGTCTGCCAGTGGTTCAATGATGTCCTCATTGTCTTTCAGAGCCGCAATGGAAATGCCTCTTAAGGTACCACAATCTTCTTCGGTGATCACCACATCCTGTGCTACATCCACCAAACGACGGGTCAGGTAACCGGCATCGGCCGTTTTCAGGGCCGTATCCGCAAGACCTTTACGCGCACCGTGGGTAGAGATAAAGTAATCCAATACATTCAGTCCACCTTTAAAGTTGGAAAGGATCGGGTTCTCAATGATCTCAGACCCTGTAGAGCCTGATTTTCTGGGCTTGGCCATCAATCCCCGGATACCGGCCAGCTGTTTGATCTGCTGCTTGCTACCCCGGGCTCCGGAATCCAGCATCATGTATACAGAGTTGAACCCTTGTTTATCGGCGCTCAGTTCGCGGATCAGTGTTTCTGTAAGACGTGTATCCACACGGCTCCAGATATCTACGATCTGGTTGTAACGCTCGTTATTGGTGATCAATCCCATGTTATAGTTATCCCACACCTCGTCTACTTCACTCTTCGCATTTTCCAGCAGTTCTTCTTTAATGTCCGGAATGATCAAGTCATTAATGCTGAAAGACAGACCACCCTGGAAGGCGGTACGGAATCCTAATTGTTTAATATCATCCAGGAACTTCGCTGTTTTTGGAACGTCGGTAATCTCAATGATATCACCGATGATCTCCCGCAGGTTCTTTTTAGTCAGTAAGGCGTTTACAAAACCAACTTCTTCAGGTACAAACTGGTTAAAGATCACACGGCCAACCGTGGTTTCGATCAGTTTTTTCTCCAGCGTCCCGGTCTTCTCATTCCGCACAACACCTTTTACTTTAATCCACGCATGCAGGTCGATCTGCTTTTCGTTATAAGCAATGATTACCTCTTCTGCAGAATAAAAGGCCTTTCCTTCTCCGCGCACCTTCTCGGTTTCGGTCGATTTTTTTCCTTTGGTAATATAGTACAGTCCCAGTACCATGTCCTGCGAAGGCAGGGTGATGGGCGTACCGTTCTGCGGATTCAGGATGTTATGAGAAGCCAGCATCAGCAGTTGAGCTTCCAGGATTGCTGCGTTGCTCAACGGCACGTGTACCGCCATCTGGTCACCATCAAAGTCGGCGTTGAAGGCCGCAGTAACCAGCGGGTGCAGCTGGATCGCTTTACCTTCGATCAGTTTGGGCTGGAAGGCCTGGATCGACAAACGGTGCAGCGTTGGGGCACGATTTAACATGACCGGGTGCCCTTTTAAAATATTTTCAAGGATATCCCAAACCACCGCTTCTTTTTTATCCACCAGCTTGCGGGCCGATTTTACGGTTTTTACGATACCTCTTTCAATCAGTTTACGAATGATGAACGGTTTAAACAATTCCGCCGCCATATCTTTTGGCAGACCGCACTCATGCATTTTCATTTCAGGTCCTACCACAATTACCGAACGGCCGGAGTAGTCTACACGTTTACCCAACAGGTTCTGACGGAAACGTCCCTGTTTTCCTTTCAATACATCACTCAGTGATTTCAATGCCCGTCCGCCTTCAGCTTTAACGGCATTGGATTTTCTTGAGTTATCAAACAGTGAGTCGATCGCTTCCTGCAGCATCCGCTTTTCGTTCCGCAGGATCACTTCAGGGGCTTTGATCTCCATCAGACGCTTCAAACGGTTGTTCCGGATGATTACCCGACGGTACAGGTCGTTCAGATCCGAAGATGCAAAACGGCCGCCATCCAGGGGCACCAGCGGACGCAGTTCTGGTGGAATCACCGGGATGTATTGCATGATCATCCATTCCGGACGGTTGGTGATTCTTGTGTTGGCATCACGGAAGGCTTCTACTACACTCAGCCTTTTTAAAGCGTCTGCTTTACGCTGCTGCGATGTTTCAGTAGCGGCAGAGTTTCTCAGGTCGAAAGACAACTGGTCCAGATCGATGCGCTGCAACAGATCGTGTACGGCTTCAGCCCCCATCTTAGCGATGAACTTTTGCGGATCATCGTCTGGCAGGTACTGGTTATCTTTTGGAAGTGTATCCAGGATATCGAGGTATTCTTCCTCAGTTAACAGGTCTCCATAGTTCTGACCCTTATCTTCACGCACACCCGCCTGGATCACTACATATCTTTCGTAGTAGATAATGGTCTCCAGTTTTTTGGAGCTCATTCCCAGCAGGTAACCAATTTTATTGGGCAGTGACTTGAAGTACCAGATGTGTACCACAGGTACTACCAGTTTGATATGGCCCATCCGCTCACGGCGTACTTTTTTCTCCGTAACCTCTACACCGCAACGATCACACACGATACCTTTATAACGGATGCGCTTGTACTTACCGCAGGCACATTCATAGTCCTTTACGGGACCAAATATTCTTTCGCAAAACAAACCATCACGCTCTGGTTTGTAAGTACGGTAGTTAATAGTTTCGGGCTTTAATACCTCGCCATGACTTTTTTCCAGAATAGTATCCGGAGAAGCAAGACCGATGGTAATTTTTGAAAACGCTGCCTTTGGGCGATTGTCTTTTTTAGTAGCCATAATCTTATTGAAGATTTGAGATTTGAGATTTGAGATCCAAGGCTCTCAAAATCCTGCTCTCTATTTTAATGCTGTTTTTTGCTTTGTTACTGATTCCGATCTGATGATGTATAGTGAAAGCCAACGGTGGATTCACCATTGACTTTTCACTATCCACTGTCTTTATTCAAAGGTCAGGTCTAATCCCAAACCTCTTAACTCGTGTATCAATACATTGAAGGATTCCGGTACACCTGCTCTTGGAATATTATCGCCTTTTACAATGCTCTCATAGGTTTTTGCACGGCCTATGATATCATCCGATTTAATGGTCAACAATTCCTGCAGGATGCTGGACGCGCCATAGGCTTCCAGTGCCCATACCTCCATCTCACCAAAACGCTGACCCCCAAACTGGGCTTTACCACCCAGCGGTTGTTGTGTGATCAAGCTGTATGGTCCGATAGAACGTGCGTGCATCTTGTCATCCACCATGTGGTGCAGTTTGATCATATAGATCACACCCACGGTTGCTTTCTGGTGGAAGCGCTCCCCGGTTTCACCATCGTACAAGTACGTGTGTCCGAATTTGGGAATGGTAGCATCCGCACAATATTTCTCAATCTCTTCCGGCTCGGCACCGTCAAAGATCGGAGTGGCAAATTTCACACCCAGTTCTTTACCCGCCCATCCCAGTACGGTTTCGTAGATCTGTCCCAGGTTCATACGGCTAGGTACCCCCAGCGGGTTCAACACGATATCCACCGGTGAGCCATCTTCGAGGAACGGCATATCCTCCTGGCGAACGATCTTGGCTACGATACCTTTGTTACCGTGGCGGCCCGCCATCTTATCCCCTACTTTCAGCTTCCGCTTCACCGCCAGGTATACTTTAGCCAGTTTCAATACACCTGCAGGCAATTCATCCCCAATGGAGATATTGAATTTCTCGCGTTTGTACCTTCCCAGCTCT
The sequence above is a segment of the Niabella agricola genome. Coding sequences within it:
- a CDS encoding class I SAM-dependent methyltransferase, which gives rise to MEQNKYDDPSFFESYSRMPRSQEGLSAAGEWPVLRAMLPDLKGKRVLDLGCGYGWHCRYAAEQGAAGVAGVDLSEKMLEQARSYKEFIQIQYFQQSIETVEFPPDSFDVVISSLALHYVADYRSICSKVLSMLAAGGAFVFSAEHPVFTARAAQDWFCDATGNRLHWPVDHYQEEGQRTTRFLDHEVVKYHRTMATWINTLLDTGFRIRQIAEPQPGPELLHLPGMQDETRRPLFILIAAEKPS
- the rpoC gene encoding DNA-directed RNA polymerase subunit beta', which gives rise to MATKKDNRPKAAFSKITIGLASPDTILEKSHGEVLKPETINYRTYKPERDGLFCERIFGPVKDYECACGKYKRIRYKGIVCDRCGVEVTEKKVRRERMGHIKLVVPVVHIWYFKSLPNKIGYLLGMSSKKLETIIYYERYVVIQAGVREDKGQNYGDLLTEEEYLDILDTLPKDNQYLPDDDPQKFIAKMGAEAVHDLLQRIDLDQLSFDLRNSAATETSQQRKADALKRLSVVEAFRDANTRITNRPEWMIMQYIPVIPPELRPLVPLDGGRFASSDLNDLYRRVIIRNNRLKRLMEIKAPEVILRNEKRMLQEAIDSLFDNSRKSNAVKAEGGRALKSLSDVLKGKQGRFRQNLLGKRVDYSGRSVIVVGPEMKMHECGLPKDMAAELFKPFIIRKLIERGIVKTVKSARKLVDKKEAVVWDILENILKGHPVMLNRAPTLHRLSIQAFQPKLIEGKAIQLHPLVTAAFNADFDGDQMAVHVPLSNAAILEAQLLMLASHNILNPQNGTPITLPSQDMVLGLYYITKGKKSTETEKVRGEGKAFYSAEEVIIAYNEKQIDLHAWIKVKGVVRNEKTGTLEKKLIETTVGRVIFNQFVPEEVGFVNALLTKKNLREIIGDIIEITDVPKTAKFLDDIKQLGFRTAFQGGLSFSINDLIIPDIKEELLENAKSEVDEVWDNYNMGLITNNERYNQIVDIWSRVDTRLTETLIRELSADKQGFNSVYMMLDSGARGSKQQIKQLAGIRGLMAKPRKSGSTGSEIIENPILSNFKGGLNVLDYFISTHGARKGLADTALKTADAGYLTRRLVDVAQDVVITEEDCGTLRGISIAALKDNEDIIEPLADRIEGRTSLHDIYDPQTDELLLEAGTEISAEKARNIEAAGIESIEIRSVLTCESKRGCCVKCYGKNLASGILAQKGDAVGIIAAQSIGEPGTQLTLRTFHVGGVAGSASVDSTLTAKFDGTIQFDGVRSVITTNAEGDDVRVVIGRTGEARIIDTKNDRLLITNNIPYGSTLLVKDGQKISKGDAICSWDPYNNVIIAEADGVLKFENVIEGVTYREEADEQTGHREKVVIETRDKTKIPSIVVEGKENKSYNLPTGSHLMLDDGDEVKAGRVLVKIPRILGKLKDITGGLPRVTELFEARNPSSPAVVSEIDGVVSMGAVKRGNREIIIEAKDGVTRKYLVPLTRQILAQDGDFVKAGSPLSDGQISPQDILSIQGPFAVQQYVVNEIQEVYRLQGVRINDKHIEVIVRQMMRKVSIVDPGDTRFLEDDLVDKFEFVDENDFVYEKKVITDPGDSTKLRAGQIISLRELREENSVLRRNDKKTVEYRDAQPATSAPTLLGITKASLGVQSWISAASFQETTKVLSSAAIHGKADEMLGLKENVITGHHIPAGTGLREFENMIVGSKEEYELLQTAREAMSFDEEE